TTTAGACTACAGCAATGTAAGATGCGTTGTTTCAAAAAAGCCCTAGTATGTATACTAATAAAACTAATGCTTTGTAGTTGAGCTTAGTTTCTATAACACAGCTTATGTTTTCTCTGTGTGGTGTTTTCTACAGTCTAACACAGGTAGGGAAGAAGCTGACTTCAGCCACAAGACCCTCTCCGCTCTTTATGGCAATTTCTATTTCAGCTAAGCCAATATTTCAGGAGGAGGGATTCAGCAGCATCACCTCATCAAGGTTTATTCCTGTAAGTTATTATTAGTTCAGTTATACAAGTATtcggagcagcagggaaaaaagattGTTAGTTGTTAAAATATCTTGGCATTCTCACATGATAGAAAATGTACAAGAAGAATTTATTTGTATTCTTTAAATACagatggggagaaaaagccagatGATCCGCTCTGGATCATGAGTTACAGTTTCAATAAATCTTTCACAAGTGGCACTGAATATGGACTTGGGGCGGCAGAGGGAGGTGTGCTACAGTAAGAGCATTTCTTTTAAGATGGTTATTTCTACTGCAGAGATTGTGGTTAGCCAGTTAACAATTAAATCTCCAAGTGTTGTCATAAAAACACCAATAAAATTAGTTTAACTTTTCATCATATctataaatggaataaaaaatagTTGCTGGTAACTATGCGAACACTTCATCGTTACTGTACAAAAGTGCTTTTCAGAGCTGCAATACCATCCCTTTCTTACACCAGAAAACTTTCAGGCATCCCTCACCTATTTAAAAGTGTCAAGGCAACAGTAGAAGAAAACCAGTCCATATCATGAATCAAAACATGACTACCTAAGGAAATCACTGCCTGATCTCTTTACTAAGACAATAGTAAGGAATTTAGTTGCACATAAAAACAAATACGAAGCAACCGATGACTGTGAAGTTGCCAAGCCAAATTTTTCATGCATTCTGTAAGGGTAATTTATTTTTAGCACTCGTAAGTGATAAAAATAGAGCAAAGTTTAACAAAATGCCATCAAACTTGTCTGGCTGTTGCCAAGAGTCAGATAGGGAACTATACCATTGTCCCAACATCATCTACAATCCATATTTGAAAACTGTTAATCCCACTGGATGTAGAGCATCCGTACCTACCTAAGAAGGATAAGGCATTAATCTCAAACAGCCACTAAACTTCCAAATTAAGTGGAGATAAAAGTGTCTGATTTGCAACGGATGTCATTAACACTCTGTTGTTTAGTAGGAGTCATCCCACTTGCTAAATTTAATGTTAACATAACGAACATCGTATGTTTCTCCCTGATTTTCCCATGTTATTCAGAAACTCCAGCAAACCTGAAGACAGCTTCTCCAAATCAGGGCTTTCAGATTTTTAGGCAATGAACTGCAAGCAACCGTGACTGGTACCTTTCATAAGGCTGTTTCTTGATACTGTGTTTCCATAATTTTAAGTTTTGACATTACTAGTTTCCACACTGCTAataaaccaaacacacacaaacaaacaaaaaacaacaggtCAATGTGAACTAAAACTACCTGTAATTTTCCCAGGATTACTGTAGGATGAATTCCAGAGCTCCATAATGACTTCATTTGACAAAATTAGATGAAAGGGTTCCTACATACATTTTCCATTTAGGTGTCTGTTGAAGTTGCCACTATTCTCCATTCAGAATCTTCAAAGAGCTAATCTTTTCCTACTTTCTGCAAGTGAATGCTCCCTGAAGAGTTGAAAAAGGCATTGCATGAAGACAAATTGAGGGTAACCATTATTGAAAAGGAGCCATAAATACTGTTAGATCAATATAGGTATATAAAGATAGAGAACAAGTAAAGGGGGACACTGTCTTTTAATAAATTTTGGAATTAAAAAGTCACTTAATAAAACTGCAGTTGTATCACATGAAAAAGTTTACATGCAGGTcatttatctctcttttttttttccccatagaaaatgaaaagctgtgtTAAAACCCACACGGTTTGTCTGCTGTGACCACTTTGGGTATATTCTGAAAAGGCTGCATAAAGTCAGCTTAAATTAATGAAGAAACCCTTAAGTATGAAAGAAACTCCAACTAAtaacaattaaaatatatatttttataattccaGGTCCTCAAAGGAAATTGTGATAGAGTTTGAGCACAGTTTTGAGTGATCATGAGAGAGTCCAATTTTAGCATCTGCTAAGAGATGTAATGGTGAAACTGGCATTAAAACCCAACACAAATGACTTGCTTTAGAAGCTAtatgagtatttttttcttactcctaTATATATTTGGTTGGTTAAACTCAGTAATACCATGCATTTAGGAAACTGGCTTAAGTTCTGCATCTATTTAGGTCTACTgaatttttctatgaaaatagcACACAGCCatgaagcagaaaacagcatCATGTGTGCCATCTTACATTTTTCCTCCATATACGTGCACAGCACTTCAGGGTCATACTGAGCAAGAGAACTATGTAAAAATATCCAACTCTAAGCCATTAATCTCTCCAGTGCAATGGATCTTGAACAAAATACATTATCCCAAATCCATGGGATTATCCAAAGTTTCTCCAACTTCTTACAAAAGATAATAAACTCAATGCAATTTGGTTAGAATGCCAGTTTCTTCAAGAAACTGatatttcagataaaaatagCGAGATcctcttaaaatgaaaattcaactGCTTTGTCACCACTCAAtcatttttttatgaagaaaaaaggcattgttACAATGGCTCAAAATCGTTCCTTTAGTTAGAAGTAGAATTGGTCAACAGGTTGATTGCATCTTCTAGCTAGCAAAGGTCTTTCCCACATCTTCTTTCCCTTTGTATTTCCTCTTGCCGTGTGTGAAGGGTATATATCTGTACTTTATCATGTGCTGTAAAGAGAAAAGATCAATTTTTGAGGCAAGAAACTTACATATTTACAAAAATGTTTTATAATACACATTGCAAATTATAAAGTCCTCTAGAAAGGCAGTTCTTCAGTATTGTGAAGGTAATGAAACAGCTGATCATGCAACAGTATTGATTATAAGATTGGGTGTGCCCAATCTTACAAATCTCAAATTTGGGTATATCAAACAACTTATACAGTGCAGTGACGATTACTGATTGTGAGATCACAGGAAACTGGAGAGAGCACACAGGTGTTAATTCTTTACTACCCTTTAATCTTTAATTTACAACTTTGAATAACAGTACCTATGCAAAATTCTGCatgtctgggggaaaaaaatggttctttttttaaaatgccaacaAACCATGAGTAATTTGTTAAAAATGGCCTGAATGGCTTGCCTATGTTCTTTGTCCCCTTCTCTCCATCTACTTTCTCACACCAACTTGTCAGAACTTCCCTTTTCACCCATCAGAAATCCTGCAAGACCTCCTCCTTAAAAATAGCCAGTTAACTGAAGAAAGGAAGCGGATGAGAAATTGTAAGACTCATCCTGCATAAAAACCAGATACTGAATTCTAAGAGCAAAACCTTTTGAAAGCAAGCATAAGGTTTTGTAATATAATGTAGGAAGACTTCTTTTAccaagtatttttgttttccattgtcTATATTTGCTCAAAGTTGCAAATATGCAGGACTTGAACTAATGTTCAAGTGTTAGTTGTTCAAGTTCCTCTATTAAAAGAAGTGCGTGCAATACATTTAACACCTCTGAAGTGCTCAACTGGATGGACAGTTTGGAACAATACTGTAAATTCTGACATCACAGGAGCTACTATCTATTCTTGGCAACTTACCTTGATTTGCCTCTTCATCGTGATACAAAATAGCATAATGAAGTACATCACAAGGATTGGCCAAAAAACAGGAACATTGAAAGCCTCAAAGAACGTACATGCCATAGCAACCAGGATTCCTTTAGTGGCAGAGTGCCTTCAAAATAATATTAACAATTAATCTTTCAACACCGGCAACCGCTAATTTGATgcagatatttatatttttcaaaaacagcatGGGCAGATGGATCCACTCACCAGAATTTAAACTCTGGGAGCCTTCTAATGAAAGGCCGAAATTCTTCATTTTGCCTTGTAGGTAAGGAAGGACcatcatctgaaaaagaaaaagccaacagGAAAAACACTCCAAACCACAAACCCCCTCACATTTATTTTCCACACTATTCAgactccagatttttttttcactttttaccttaaaaaaaaaaaacacaaagaaaaaggaaaaccttcaCTGTTACACATAGATTCCAGTTACAGTGGCTGTTTTTAGTGTAACTTAACATTGATTTCCCAAAAGAAAACAGGTAACAGAAATGAGTGCCAGGTCACTTGAGTTACTATGGGGAGAACTTCAGTCACATAAACCTTTCAAaacatagaaaacaaaatatggaatatgtttaagtccagaaaaaaaaaagacagattttataGTAACTCCTGATTTCAAGTTGTATAGATTTTTTGCAAGTCTAAAAATACAATGTCATGCTGAAATCACACATTTTTACACTACTCAATAACTCAAAGTTATTGCAAAATGAACTATTCACCATACCTGAATCTTCCATTAAAGAGGGGTCTACCTTTGGCGATAAGAAAGCTATGAAGAGATTTAGATGGTAGATTCCCAAGGCATATGTCACAATGTACCAACCctgaagcagggagggaaaaagagcTAAGATTAAAGTCttcctgaaaaacattttcagatactTATTTTTCAACAAGGCTAAACAAcctggttttttgtttcctttgtaagTGCTCTTCTACATCCTCACATTAGCACAAAATTTTTCTGGACTtgttaaatgaaatattaaaatttctCACTATAGAAAATAAGCATTCTGACTCTATGAAAAGATGAAAGCACCTTTATGAatctatttcttttatttgtatacTGACAgataacaaatgtaacaatttcCATTTAAAGCTACCTAAATATTGACTGAACTTACTGCAATACACAatatagataaaaaaataatctattcgCCTTTTTAAGCCACGTTTTCTAAGGCATACTACTGTAAACCTAATATATTAATCAAAACAAGCCTTAGAACATGACAACAGTGTAAATCCCTCATCTATCAACAGATTTAATATGAAAGCTTTGCAGGCTTCAGTCTCCTAAATGTTCCTATTACTACCACCTGCACAGCTTTCACATTCAATCTGTAATCTTCGGGTTTTGGGAATAACTGACCTGCAGCGATAAAAATGCCgaaaaagcaaattctttatGGTTTGCATGACAGAAGGTAACCATTGGCTCCTGAACATGTTCTaacatagctttaaaaataagagtaaaaaCTTAATTGCAACTGAGTTTTCAGAGGTTTATTATATAATTTCATCAGAACCAATGGAGTATTTCCACTTTTTGTTGCCATCAGATTAATATCCTCAAGCAGTCACACATTCTCCATTCTGAAGCAGTAAGTTTAACACCAAAAAGATGCGTTCTTACTTCAGACTAATTTACCTTCTACTGTGTGTGATGTGACACCATCTGTAATTCCGAAGTAATACCATACTTCAAAAACATTCAACACAAAAAACAGAACAGTAATGAAACTGAAACTACTTTAGcaataaatccatttttttttttacctgcagtaAATAAACTCTAATCATGTAGATAAAACTCAGACCCAAAGTTACAATCCATCGCACTGCAGTATATGGAGTAGATTTGTCTAACCAGGACTGGTAGATCTAGGAAGAAATATAAAGTGTACATGTGTAAAATACATGATGCACAATGAATATTGTTTGTTACAGGATAGTATTAGAAATAGTAGGCATTTGTGAAGAGTATTTCGAGAAGGAGAGTAACATGAAACATTTATATCCTTTATAACAAATAATTAAACATAAACATACAAGCATTTGAAAAGGTCTGTATttttacaaaggcaaaaaaacataatttcttaaTGCTTGGGGCATTGTAAAGCAATttaaattttcaatattttatgcAGGTTTATTTTCCTTAAGATGAATCTGACATGAAATCCAAAGTCACTCCTCTTTTTTGACAACAACATATATTTTCACTGTGCAATGTCACATATACACACATTAAATATTCCATTAAGCTATGTATTATAATATTAATATCTGTTGCCTATTTTCAAAAGGCTTCAAAAGAAATCTTTTGTATAGATTTTAGTATTTCAACAACTGATCCAAAACCTAATGAGTTTAAGAAGTTTCATTGAGACCTGCTTCTAATAGAGTCAGAAAAACTCTACAGAAAACCAACCTGTCCAAGTCTTGAGAAAAATCTATAGACCACAGAAGGCTTTCCATGCACAGACTCACCAATACTGTCCCCTTCTGACATGGTTGCTGTGGAAACAAAACATGATACATAggtaacatttaaaacaaaaatctaagcTCAGTGAAGCTTTACGGCACATTATCTGAACCAGCATTTACATATGATACTCTTTCGGATTGCCTTgtttgaaacattatttttaattcttaaagaGAGGACGTTTATTCCAAAAGATGCTAATTTCCCAAAGATACTAATTTCCAAAAGATATTGTGAACAAAGCAAAGAACAGTATATTTTACAAAGGCAAGACAGGACTCAATCCAttttagggaggggaaaaaaggtccaTACAGAAATGCAGGAATGAGCCTTATTAGACATCTTCACCTTGATAAGGCAAGAGTTATAACATCTAAGCACTGAGATACGAACTGCAGCACCACCCTCCTGTCACCTCAGTTTCTAGAGgcaaagaacaaaactaaaataaatatttttttaaaagctgcttagGATTTTTAATTATTGAGTAACTAGATAGTGAAGAAGTTTAAGTTCAGGACTCTGTACACCAGTGGTTACAGACGAAAACTCTACCGTAAGTACCTAAACCAAATCACTGCCCACTGCTAGAAATATTCAATGAGTTTATCTATCTCTTGAACTCAAAAAGCTTAGCAGTCACAGAAAAGTTTTACGCATGAGCAAAACTGTATAGTAAAAGGGCCATGGTTCTGAAGTCAAGTAAAAAAAAACGAAGGGAATTATTTTTTAGTACATGCTTCTGCTACCAATTTaagatctttatttttcttttcagttaagctCAACTAAGTTTTACAGTTCACTTCAAgatataaagcaaacaaaataaaacagatcctcaacagaaacatttttgcCACATCACCAAAAGCAATCCCTGACTTTACTTCCTGGAGTCCCCATCTGTGGGTGGGACTACATAACTCTGGGATAGTGGGAGTACTTTCAGCTCTATATTAATATCTCAAGAGCCTCAGATGATAATAAAGATATATGAAATACCACTAAATGAGAAAAGTGTAAGTTATCTTAAATATtgcaatacagaaaataatttgagacCGAGGACAATCCGGGGAGGCACAGAACCTTGAAGTTGTACATTTCTTTCTGTAAACATCTGAAAACTACATCCTATGGAATAATTAGTAAGTAGAAAAAGGGAGCCCTGTTCCACTTCAAGGGATAAGGGGATTCATTATGAGGCTTCAGGAGCTTCAGTCCACTTTGATTCAAGctatagctaaaaaaaaaaaaatcaaatagaaacTCATACAATATAGATATGGACTTTTTCATTACAGGCAAAAGGAAGTAATTATTATTCTCCCCATTCACTGCACTGCAGAAGGAAGAAGTTACTCAGCATTATTAGCTGAGCataattttgtgctttattttgaggttttttttgaaatgtcCTGAAGTATAAAACCAtaacaaaaatatattcaatCTATTGATCAGATAGAAATTCTCTGAAGATCACAAACATAAAAACTCCCATgttctcaaaattaattttacagagaCATCCATAGCGATATGGGCTATAAGTAGACCTAACATTACAATCTTTTAAATGTTAACCTATGCAGATCAAGTGAAGATTCACATATCTAAGGCTACTGATGGCTTTATGACGGAGTAGGCAATTGTCTTGGTGTAAAAAATTACACTGTATGTGATTACGTACGAGACCAAGAAATACAACCAACGCTGTCTGTTTTACTGAAAAGAAACCTCTCACTGGCTCAGTTTAAGTAGCATAGACTGAAGTATATCACGTGACATAGTTTAGAATTTAGGTTA
The Rissa tridactyla isolate bRisTri1 chromosome 16, bRisTri1.patW.cur.20221130, whole genome shotgun sequence genome window above contains:
- the RER1 gene encoding protein RER1 isoform X2 — translated: MSEGDSIGESVHGKPSVVYRFFSRLGQIYQSWLDKSTPYTAVRWIVTLGLSFIYMIRVYLLQGWYIVTYALGIYHLNLFIAFLSPKVDPSLMEDSDDGPSLPTRQNEEFRPFIRRLPEFKFWHSATKGILVAMACTFFEAFNVPVFWPILVMYFIMLFCITMKRQIKHMIKYRYIPFTHGKRKYKGKEDVGKTFAS
- the RER1 gene encoding protein RER1 isoform X3, encoding MLVSVSDARRKYSIVYGSMRFYSNIHVKVILKHRAGTEYYFELFPYCWKSLQLKLIRKLSGNDPRTVKSPGMQPCQKGTVLIYQSWLDKSTPYTAVRWIVTLGLSFIYMIRVYLLQGWYIVTYALGIYHLNLFIAFLSPKVDPSLMEDSDDGPSLPTRQNEEFRPFIRRLPEFKF
- the RER1 gene encoding protein RER1 isoform X1, which codes for MLVSVSDARRKYSIVYGSMRFYSNIHVKVILKHRAGTEYYFELFPYCWKSLQLKLIRKLSGNDPRTVKSPGMQPCQKGTVLIYQSWLDKSTPYTAVRWIVTLGLSFIYMIRVYLLQGWYIVTYALGIYHLNLFIAFLSPKVDPSLMEDSDDGPSLPTRQNEEFRPFIRRLPEFKFWHSATKGILVAMACTFFEAFNVPVFWPILVMYFIMLFCITMKRQIKHMIKYRYIPFTHGKRKYKGKEDVGKTFAS